The nucleotide sequence CAGACTTTGCCAGCCAGCTGGATATGAGATCTGAAGGAATACAGAAAGTCAAAGATAAATTCTGGTGTGGGCTATCCTTtaacagaaatggaaaacttgGTAAAGGAAGGTGGTTTCGAAAGTAAATATATGTAGTTCTGTCTGAGCATAGGTATTGATAGTCATAGTGACAGAGGGAAGGATTTATACAGAAGGTCAATAAAGCAATGGAGTCCTGAAATGGAAACGTGAAGATAATTCCCAGAGTAGGAAGTAGTCTGCTTTAGCCAGGAGAGGGCTAATGGATGGGATACATTCTCATTTGCTTAGGACGATCCCAGTTTACATCTGTTATCCTAGCATAATAATTGATGGTGCTGCCCCCTTGTATGCTTATAGGTGTCCAAATAAATtaggggtgcccagctggctcagttggtagagcacgcaactcttaatctcagggtcttgagtttaagacccatgttgggcatagagcttactttaaagaaaaaaaagtgtccaaATAAATTATATGACCAGCCAACCAGAAGACCACATGAATTTGTGAGAACAGTGAGTTAAGAGCAAGAACATTTAGGACAAGAGCATAGCAAGAAATTAGAGTGATTTCAAGTTGCAGACAGTGAAGGAATGTACTGAAATGaatgagattttttattttattttatttatttgacagacagaaagagagagagagatcacaaggaggcagagagtcagacagagagagacagggaaataggctccccactgagtagagagcccaatgcgggactcaatcccaggaccctgggatcatgacctgagccgaagacaaaggcgtaacccactgagccacctaggtgccccttgaatGAGATTTTTATAAAGAGCTATGAAATGAATGAGCTAGCCGCTTCTGGATGAGCAGTGCCACAAAAACCGCTGATAGGTGGGCATTTtcatccatattttacagataaactAATTGAAGCTTAGATTAAATAGCCCACTCAGAAAGTTAGCTAAAATTGTAGCTTAAAAAGTAGAACGTAGCGCCTTTTTCTTGCTCCCAGCCATCTTGGTGGCTGCTCTTGTTTGGGGTCTGCCCACACCTAAGGCAGGAAGACGGTGGttgcaaagaagacaaaaaaggtACTGGAGTCTCTTTACTCTGGGCTCCAACTCATTATGGAAAGTGGAAAGTATGTGCTTGGGTACAAGCAGACTCTGAAAATGATCAGACACAGCAAAGTGAAACTGATCGTCCTTGCCAACAACTGTCCTGCCTTGAGGAAATCTGAAATAGAGTACTATGCCATTTTGGCCAAAACTGGTGTCCATCGGTATAGAGGCAATACTACTGAACTGGGTTTGGAATGTGGGAAATACTGTGGGGTATGCACACTGGCTATCGTTGATCCAGGTGATCCTGATATTATTAGAAGCATGCCAGAACAGACTGGTGAAAAGCAAAACATGCAAAATTCATCTTTAATGAAACTGGCCAGAgctcgtttaaaaaaaaaaaaaaaagtaaaacatagcTAGAAAGCAGAACTAACAAACTAtaaaaaagtaattgaaaaaaagttaaagaggGAAATAACTGGAGGTCACGAGAGGTCCCTCCTCTGATAACTTGTAGTCATTTTGAGTGGGAAGGCAGAAATAAGCATCAATATGATGACTTCCCCATAAAAGAATGCAACCACCACTACCAACATTCTTCACTAAAACTTGCAAAGTTTGTGCTCACTAATTTTCTGGAGTCCTGAGGTTTTTTgaaaaccacccccccccccccaagagagaAGCAATTCCAGGAAGTAACTTtagtgaaatgaaaaatagacGCTTCTACCCTGGGACACACCTGACTTCAAAACCAGCTTATaggtagagaaaaaaatcaaatattcagGGGCAAAAGGAAGTTAATCTTGGCTAAAATGGATGTCAGAGAAGATATCATTGCAATGAAAGCCAAAGCAAGAAAGGGATAACCTAAGGAGAGCCTGGAAATATATGTGTAGGAGTGAAAATTACTCCCAAAGTCAAATCACGGCGAAGCAGTGGAGTGACACCTCCGCGGCACGGGCAGAGAAGGTAAGACAAAGGAATATAAACATTTCATGAGGATGACTTAAAGATTCTAAGTCAGAAAACAAGTTGACACTTGTGATCATACCTACAAAGTGAGTGAAAAATTGCATTTTACCTGTAAATATCCTTCAATCTTTCCCAAGAGCTAAATAAGGTGCTCTTTACTATGTAATAATAGGAGTTTCACTTTTTACTGCCTCCCTCATTGAACGGTGCCTACTA is from Meles meles chromosome 1, mMelMel3.1 paternal haplotype, whole genome shotgun sequence and encodes:
- the LOC123925225 gene encoding 60S ribosomal protein L30-like, which codes for MESGKYVLGYKQTLKMIRHSKVKLIVLANNCPALRKSEIEYYAILAKTGVHRYRGNTTELGLECGKYCGVCTLAIVDPGDPDIIRSMPEQTGEKSQL